The following are from one region of the Methanoculleus caldifontis genome:
- a CDS encoding phosphatidylglycerophosphatase A: protein MFEIERRLEEKGITRSDIVASAMELYVSHGISADEAASRLDAKIEKALRDPNVSSLLLSAVLLEDELYWKRKNSEIADDPVFLLSDEIIGMAIAEVIGGTYARFEFTRYDQKKPGILAKLGPFLDDAVAGLIAGCTSRLYSESMGSM, encoded by the coding sequence ATGTTCGAGATAGAGCGCAGGCTGGAGGAGAAAGGCATCACGAGGAGCGATATCGTCGCCTCCGCGATGGAACTCTACGTCTCCCACGGGATCAGTGCGGACGAGGCTGCAAGCAGGCTGGATGCGAAGATAGAGAAGGCCCTCCGGGACCCGAACGTCTCGTCCCTCCTCCTTTCCGCCGTCCTGCTCGAGGACGAACTCTACTGGAAGCGGAAGAACTCCGAGATCGCCGACGACCCGGTCTTCCTGCTCTCCGACGAGATCATCGGGATGGCTATTGCGGAAGTTATCGGGGGAACCTATGCGCGGTTCGAGTTCACCCGCTACGACCAGAAGAAGCCGGGAATCCTCGCCAAACTCGGACCGTTCCTCGACGACGCCGTCGCCGGGCTGATCGCGGGCTGCACGTCGCGCCTCTACAGCGAGTCGATGGGATCGATGTGA
- the cobT gene encoding nicotinate mononucleotide-dependent phosphoribosyltransferase CobT gives MSHPFLSEDPGFRPRRPMMALVLGNTMLSTVPGISGAGPTPEKTLLTPVLDAELVTTGAITSVPARPNTPTGCPTPATITRSMMELTGLAPVIINAGLAHSPTVPCLDVYGSAGGDPRVEDAVPQAALLFERGEMVGRLLSQYSDLLMLGECVPGGTTTALCVLRALGYDASVSSAFAENPLGLKDAVCREVLARVRKTGAREPLEILRAAGDPMMPVAAGIASAYAGDILFAGGTQMLAVAATLKALGKRVPHLATTVYVRDDPSAGFSRSVADVGTRAYFVDPNFAGIGHPGLARYCIGEVKEGMGAGGALTLAYLMGHEPEAITRKVFDFVGQYA, from the coding sequence ATGTCTCACCCCTTCCTCTCCGAAGATCCCGGATTCCGGCCTCGCCGCCCGATGATGGCGCTGGTCCTCGGCAATACCATGCTCTCCACCGTCCCCGGCATATCGGGCGCCGGGCCTACCCCGGAAAAGACCCTGCTCACGCCGGTTCTCGACGCGGAACTGGTCACCACCGGCGCGATCACGAGCGTCCCGGCCCGGCCGAACACCCCTACCGGGTGCCCGACGCCCGCGACCATCACCCGGTCCATGATGGAACTGACCGGTCTCGCCCCCGTCATCATCAACGCCGGGCTCGCCCACTCTCCCACCGTCCCCTGTCTCGACGTCTACGGGAGCGCGGGCGGCGATCCGCGGGTGGAGGACGCGGTGCCGCAGGCGGCGCTCCTCTTCGAGCGCGGGGAGATGGTCGGCAGACTGCTCTCGCAGTATAGCGACCTCCTGATGCTCGGCGAGTGCGTCCCCGGCGGGACGACGACCGCTCTCTGTGTCCTCCGGGCGCTCGGCTACGATGCCTCGGTCAGCAGCGCCTTCGCCGAGAACCCTCTCGGCCTGAAGGATGCCGTCTGCAGGGAGGTGCTTGCCCGGGTCCGAAAGACCGGTGCGAGAGAGCCCCTGGAGATCCTCCGTGCCGCGGGCGACCCCATGATGCCGGTCGCGGCAGGGATCGCGAGCGCGTATGCCGGGGATATCCTCTTTGCCGGCGGGACGCAGATGCTTGCCGTCGCGGCTACCCTGAAGGCGCTCGGGAAGAGGGTGCCGCACCTTGCGACGACGGTCTACGTCAGGGACGATCCTTCCGCCGGGTTCTCGCGGTCGGTCGCTGACGTCGGCACCAGGGCCTACTTCGTCGACCCGAACTTCGCCGGCATCGGGCATCCCGGCCTCGCCCGCTACTGCATCGGCGAAGTCAAGGAGGGGATGGGGGCCGGCGGCGCCCTGACGCTTGCCTATCTTATGGGCCACGAGCCCGAGGCGATCACGAGAAAAGTCTTTGATTTCGTCGGGCAGTATGCCTGA
- the cobS gene encoding adenosylcobinamide-GDP ribazoletransferase, which yields MKSVLALLQFCTSLPLGRPVEFDHFARRSYLYPIAGYVIGGIAAAVVSVIASPVVGAAVALATALVLSGCNHFDGLLDFGDGLMAHGSREKRIAAMTDRTTGAGAVAAGIIVTLIAFSGLQTVAYLPAAILIAEVCAKTAMSYLTTLGAPFREGIHSYLHQFARPWFLVPATLLTLPLFLLPVPPAGVALALAVTAAIVALMLFLSRRLFGGVNGDVVGASNEIVRAGVILLLALL from the coding sequence GTGAAATCCGTCCTCGCCCTCCTGCAGTTCTGCACCTCGCTCCCCCTGGGGAGACCGGTCGAGTTCGACCACTTCGCCCGCCGCTCCTACCTGTACCCGATAGCCGGGTACGTGATCGGCGGGATAGCGGCCGCCGTCGTCTCCGTGATAGCCTCGCCGGTGGTGGGCGCGGCCGTCGCCCTCGCCACGGCGCTCGTCCTCTCCGGGTGCAACCACTTCGACGGGCTGCTGGACTTCGGCGACGGGCTCATGGCCCACGGGAGCCGGGAGAAGAGGATCGCCGCCATGACCGACCGGACCACCGGGGCCGGCGCCGTCGCGGCAGGGATCATCGTCACGCTCATCGCGTTCTCAGGCCTCCAGACCGTCGCGTACCTCCCGGCAGCCATCCTCATCGCCGAGGTCTGCGCAAAGACCGCGATGTCCTATCTCACGACGCTCGGCGCACCGTTCCGCGAAGGGATCCACTCCTACCTCCACCAGTTTGCACGGCCGTGGTTTCTCGTCCCGGCAACGCTGCTCACGCTCCCCCTCTTCCTGCTGCCGGTACCCCCGGCAGGTGTCGCGCTCGCCCTCGCGGTCACGGCCGCCATCGTCGCACTGATGCTCTTTCTCTCCCGGCGCCTCTTTGGCGGGGTGAACGGCGACGTCGTCGGCGCCTCAAACGAGATCGTCAGAGCCGGCGTCATTCTCCTCCTTGCACTCCTGTAA